The Sphingobacterium bambusae genome includes a window with the following:
- a CDS encoding TlpA family protein disulfide reductase, whose translation MKILKWYILSLCILSLHADPCKAQTIKETAEQFSTTETHRTGKIKALPTAITSWLEQELAKSKKQASIALQETNFFGSDTVKIVGYLRGYARSAGFSSGIIYYSNDLTNEDFPTTIRIQEDGRFETTLVIGYPKVLQLLINDQWIDMYAEPGQTVGLLLDWDDFLAASQQSDERYNFQHTKYLGATAAINEQLTSYKQAVIDYRKFLEERLTTTAEDFLQRTSTTWADERRRLDNFLVDKNFHPITTKLLYNKVDLTYCNLLFDFTFNRDYLATTNPDNEIVKRPITSAYYEFLQKIDLRDPTLMVSSEFSTLINRLEFSPLYARMEFQGEDTYKKIDSAFLIRSGYDELPFLYNVAKLRDLKSAYPYARTDSALHRLRDKFDQAVEHPYLQAENQRLHQQTIQKRIGYEVPDSYGGQVFKNIIAAHKGKVLVIDFWAQWCGPCRAGIENSLSVRQKLKDHPDLDFVFITDEQGTEKAFFDDYNAKNSMINSYRIKDDEYLALRELFHFNGIPRYILVDTDGKIRDENFASYNLSHQLVRYFPEKFKDLSAFLATAQ comes from the coding sequence ATGAAAATACTAAAATGGTACATCCTTAGCCTTTGCATCCTCTCCCTTCACGCGGATCCATGCAAAGCGCAAACTATCAAAGAAACCGCAGAGCAATTCAGTACTACTGAAACACATCGTACAGGAAAAATAAAAGCCTTGCCCACAGCGATAACATCTTGGCTGGAACAGGAACTGGCGAAATCAAAAAAACAAGCCTCGATAGCGCTTCAGGAAACGAATTTCTTTGGTAGCGATACCGTTAAAATTGTGGGTTACCTACGTGGCTACGCACGCAGTGCGGGATTTAGCAGCGGTATTATATATTACAGCAACGATCTTACCAACGAAGATTTCCCCACGACTATCCGTATCCAAGAAGACGGTCGTTTTGAAACGACGCTCGTCATCGGATATCCAAAAGTATTGCAGTTGTTGATAAACGACCAATGGATCGACATGTATGCTGAACCCGGACAAACCGTTGGCCTGCTATTGGATTGGGATGATTTCCTTGCCGCGAGCCAACAGTCTGATGAGCGTTACAACTTTCAACATACCAAATACCTTGGTGCTACAGCTGCTATCAATGAACAATTGACGAGCTACAAGCAGGCAGTAATAGACTACAGAAAATTTTTGGAAGAACGGCTCACGACAACAGCAGAAGATTTCCTGCAGCGCACATCAACAACATGGGCCGATGAGCGTAGACGCCTAGACAATTTCTTGGTGGACAAGAACTTCCACCCTATTACCACTAAACTTTTATATAACAAAGTTGATTTAACCTATTGCAATTTGCTCTTTGATTTTACCTTTAATAGAGACTATTTGGCGACAACAAATCCGGATAACGAAATAGTGAAGCGTCCAATAACGTCAGCCTATTATGAATTTCTTCAAAAAATTGATCTTCGCGATCCGACGTTGATGGTATCGAGCGAATTCTCGACATTGATTAACCGCTTAGAGTTTTCGCCCTTATACGCCCGCATGGAATTTCAAGGTGAGGATACCTATAAAAAAATAGACAGCGCGTTCCTCATACGATCAGGCTACGATGAACTGCCCTTCCTTTACAACGTTGCCAAACTTAGGGATTTAAAATCTGCTTACCCATATGCCAGGACGGACAGTGCCCTCCATCGATTACGCGATAAATTCGATCAGGCCGTAGAACATCCTTACTTGCAAGCCGAAAACCAACGCTTGCACCAACAGACTATTCAAAAACGTATAGGCTATGAGGTGCCCGACAGCTATGGCGGTCAAGTTTTCAAAAATATTATCGCAGCGCACAAAGGAAAGGTATTGGTCATTGATTTCTGGGCACAATGGTGCGGCCCCTGCCGCGCGGGCATTGAAAACAGCCTGTCCGTAAGACAGAAGTTGAAAGACCATCCCGATCTAGACTTTGTTTTCATTACCGACGAACAAGGTACCGAAAAAGCATTCTTTGATGATTACAATGCTAAAAATTCCATGATCAACTCCTACCGCATCAAAGATGACGAATACCTTGCGCTACGCGAACTCTTTCATTTCAATGGCATTCCACGTTATATCCTTGTAGACACCGATGGAAAAATAAGAGATGAGAACTTTGCATCCTACAATCTTTCCCATCAATTAGTGCGGTATTTTCCGGAGAAATTTAAAGATCTATCAGCGTTCTTAGCCACAGCACAATAA
- a CDS encoding winged helix-turn-helix transcriptional regulator, which yields MSKIKQTSTNYANKVALADECSEVYAANIIGGQWALAICSWLLEGKLRFGELKTRLPNITERMLTLQLRKLEDTSVVKRTVYAEVPLRVEYELTEIGQELGPIIKQLEKWGDKHRKIEENK from the coding sequence ATGTCTAAAATCAAACAAACGTCAACGAACTATGCCAATAAGGTGGCGCTGGCCGATGAATGTTCGGAAGTTTATGCTGCCAATATCATTGGTGGACAATGGGCGCTCGCTATTTGTTCTTGGCTACTGGAGGGGAAGTTGAGGTTTGGCGAGCTGAAGACGCGATTGCCGAATATCACGGAGCGTATGCTCACGCTGCAACTGCGTAAGCTGGAAGATACAAGCGTTGTGAAAAGAACGGTCTATGCCGAAGTGCCCTTGCGAGTGGAATATGAATTAACGGAGATCGGCCAAGAATTAGGTCCCATCATCAAACAATTGGAGAAATGGGGAGATAAGCATCGGAAAATCGAGGAAAATAAGTAA
- a CDS encoding metallophosphoesterase yields MNRQKLLKKAGWLSLALAVLIGLYTWQIEPVWVDFTRQDMPIRALPPSLEGSTLVQISDFHIGDRVDNNYVISTLKKVDAMKPDFVVYTGDFISLVDGKAPYAALQQIVDHMALGKYGTAAILGNHDYGKNWRQPEIADTICSMLEKKGIRMLRNARVSFHGLQFIGIDDLWASNFFPEKVLTQANLQMPTIVLCHNPDASDLPIWNGYNGWILAGHTHGGQCKPPFLPAPILPIKNKNYAQGLVQLEGGRTLYVNRGLGHSIKVRFNVRPEVSMFTLRKAKG; encoded by the coding sequence ATGAATCGTCAAAAACTTCTGAAAAAAGCGGGATGGCTAAGCTTGGCCTTGGCTGTGCTTATTGGTCTTTACACTTGGCAAATTGAACCTGTATGGGTTGACTTTACGAGACAGGACATGCCTATCCGGGCACTTCCGCCGTCGCTCGAGGGCAGTACACTTGTACAAATTAGCGATTTCCATATTGGCGATCGCGTAGATAACAACTACGTTATCAGCACACTGAAAAAGGTGGACGCTATGAAGCCGGATTTTGTTGTCTACACCGGCGATTTCATCAGTTTGGTCGATGGAAAAGCGCCCTACGCCGCGCTTCAGCAGATCGTTGACCATATGGCCTTAGGAAAATATGGCACCGCCGCCATTTTAGGCAACCACGATTATGGCAAAAACTGGAGACAGCCCGAAATTGCCGATACAATTTGCAGCATGTTGGAAAAGAAAGGAATCCGGATGCTCCGCAATGCACGCGTAAGTTTCCATGGTTTACAGTTTATAGGTATTGATGATCTTTGGGCCAGCAACTTTTTTCCAGAGAAGGTACTTACACAAGCCAATCTGCAAATGCCGACAATAGTCCTTTGCCACAATCCGGATGCCAGCGATCTTCCCATTTGGAACGGTTACAATGGATGGATTTTAGCTGGGCATACACATGGAGGACAATGCAAGCCTCCTTTTTTGCCGGCACCCATATTACCGATAAAAAACAAAAATTATGCACAAGGGCTAGTCCAGCTCGAAGGTGGTAGAACCCTGTATGTCAACAGAGGCTTAGGTCATTCCATAAAAGTACGATTCAATGTGCGTCCCGAAGTGAGCATGTTCACCCTACGAAAAGCAAAAGGATAG
- a CDS encoding aldo/keto reductase translates to MDIKKINLGNQGLVVPAIGLGCMGMTGFEAGNMYGKADEQEAIATIHRSLELGGNFLDTADLYGPFKNEQLIARAIAGKRKDYIIATKFGWEIDDNEKVTWAINGRKEYLKKAVERSLKHLQTDYIDLYYMHRLDKNTPIEETVEAMADLVKEGKVGYLGLSEVSSETIRRAHAVHPITAVQSEYSLFERTVEARGILQTLKELGIGFVAYSPLGRGFLSGQIRQLEDLPEDDFRRAIPRFQEQYFEKNRELVKAIELLAEQKGVTSSQLALAWIISKGILPIPGTKRRRYVEQNIAATHIQLTREDQNKLEAIIPLGTDTGNPYDAFSMGLLD, encoded by the coding sequence ATGGACATTAAAAAAATAAACTTAGGAAATCAAGGGCTCGTGGTGCCAGCCATAGGCTTGGGCTGTATGGGGATGACGGGTTTTGAAGCCGGCAACATGTATGGTAAGGCCGACGAGCAGGAAGCCATCGCGACCATACATCGCTCCTTGGAGCTTGGCGGAAACTTCTTAGACACGGCAGATTTATATGGCCCTTTTAAAAATGAACAGCTTATCGCACGTGCCATTGCTGGAAAACGCAAAGACTACATTATTGCTACAAAATTTGGTTGGGAAATAGACGACAACGAGAAAGTGACTTGGGCCATCAACGGAAGAAAAGAATATTTAAAAAAGGCGGTGGAACGCTCACTGAAGCATCTCCAAACAGATTATATCGACCTGTATTACATGCATCGCTTAGACAAAAACACGCCCATAGAAGAAACTGTAGAAGCTATGGCCGACCTGGTGAAGGAAGGCAAAGTCGGCTACCTTGGCCTCTCCGAAGTATCCTCCGAAACGATTCGACGTGCACATGCTGTGCATCCGATCACCGCCGTACAAAGCGAGTATTCCCTCTTCGAGCGTACCGTAGAAGCACGCGGCATTCTACAAACCTTGAAGGAACTCGGTATTGGTTTCGTTGCTTACTCTCCATTAGGTAGAGGATTTTTATCCGGTCAAATCCGTCAATTAGAAGATCTGCCGGAGGACGATTTCCGACGAGCCATTCCACGTTTTCAGGAACAGTATTTCGAAAAAAACAGGGAATTGGTAAAAGCAATAGAACTATTGGCCGAGCAAAAGGGCGTCACATCATCCCAATTAGCGTTGGCCTGGATCATTAGTAAAGGCATTCTCCCTATCCCAGGCACCAAAAGAAGGCGCTATGTCGAGCAAAATATTGCAGCGACTCATATTCAGCTAACAAGGGAAGACCAAAACAAGCTGGAAGCCATTATACCATTGGGCACCGACACGGGCAACCCCTACGATGCTTTTAGTATGGGACTATTAGATTAA
- a CDS encoding GLPGLI family protein, producing MNNLLCMLIGCFLLLDVHGQEKAVAKIQYHFSHINDTTKTDIPVVDETISYLGKDAYYFTSFSEEIMKKQVDEQLALPSFDNHITLQFATTPILQHYIIYPAERKTTLIEGISSNFDLHVIDEVYETQDWTITDEEKEIGGYLCQKATTTFKGRDYTAWFTNELPFPYGPWKLHGLPGLILSANDARGEVSFAYAGFDTLTETKAIKPPAYALRSTKKDLDKLKKIFKDDPSGYQSSLAAAGKMDIPNAYYGIDYEKTSISFDFKDYKPSKENNNPLEISE from the coding sequence ATGAACAATTTATTATGTATGCTGATCGGCTGTTTCCTATTGCTTGATGTACATGGGCAAGAAAAAGCTGTTGCGAAAATACAATATCACTTTAGCCATATCAATGACACGACAAAAACGGATATACCCGTTGTGGATGAAACGATTTCCTACCTCGGCAAGGATGCGTACTACTTTACAAGTTTTTCGGAGGAAATTATGAAAAAGCAGGTAGATGAACAATTGGCACTACCTTCTTTCGATAACCACATCACCTTGCAATTCGCCACGACGCCCATTTTACAACACTACATTATTTATCCTGCGGAACGCAAGACGACACTTATAGAAGGTATCAGCTCTAACTTCGACTTACATGTTATAGACGAAGTTTACGAAACACAGGATTGGACCATCACCGATGAAGAAAAAGAAATTGGCGGCTATCTTTGTCAAAAAGCAACAACGACCTTCAAAGGGCGAGATTACACGGCTTGGTTTACTAACGAACTACCCTTCCCTTACGGTCCATGGAAGTTGCATGGACTTCCGGGACTTATCCTCAGTGCCAACGATGCGCGCGGAGAGGTTTCCTTTGCTTACGCTGGCTTTGATACCCTTACGGAGACAAAAGCCATCAAGCCCCCCGCTTATGCGCTCCGATCCACAAAAAAAGACTTGGACAAGCTCAAAAAAATCTTTAAAGATGATCCTAGCGGCTACCAAAGCTCTCTAGCCGCTGCTGGAAAAATGGATATTCCCAACGCATACTACGGCATTGATTACGAGAAAACATCGATTTCTTTTGATTTCAAAGACTACAAACCTTCCAAAGAAAACAACAATCCGTTAGAAATAAGCGAATAA
- a CDS encoding type II toxin-antitoxin system RelE/ParE family toxin — protein MKVREVIAFKTYFEDFLLEQPKNVQDKIFKIMEATETLERVPSNYLKHLTGTGGLYEARIQLGSNIWRVFCFFDGDRLVILMNGFQKKTQKTPKSEIKKALKIKVEYYEQKAQSDGNQKLEKYKR, from the coding sequence ATGAAAGTAAGAGAAGTCATAGCTTTTAAAACTTATTTTGAGGATTTTCTGTTGGAACAACCAAAGAACGTTCAGGACAAGATCTTTAAAATTATGGAGGCTACCGAGACACTTGAACGTGTTCCTTCAAATTACTTAAAACATCTAACCGGAACGGGTGGACTCTACGAAGCAAGAATTCAACTTGGTTCTAACATTTGGCGGGTATTTTGCTTTTTTGACGGAGATAGGCTGGTTATTTTAATGAATGGATTTCAAAAAAAGACACAGAAAACGCCAAAAAGCGAAATCAAAAAGGCTTTGAAAATTAAGGTAGAATATTACGAACAAAAAGCACAAAGCGATGGAAATCAAAAGCTGGAAAAATATAAAAGATAA
- a CDS encoding helix-turn-helix domain-containing protein has product MESMFFEDDIWKGFVNRFYCLALKRDAKGKIRYGQKHYDYDKGVLSFTAPNQVQSLNLHELECGSGYLLIFHPDFLMGHPLASAIKTYGFFDYAVNEALHLSEEEEDNILTILRKIDQECLHIDKHTHSIILSQIELFLNYSNRFYERQFFTRKNHNYQLLEKFESIVDSYFENNAPLQRGLLTVHHIAKEMNLSANYLSDLLRVHTGQNTQQHIHEKLIQKAKEKLSTTDLSVSEIAYTLGFEHMQSFSTLFKKKTKHTPLQFRKSFFDQT; this is encoded by the coding sequence ATGGAAAGTATGTTTTTTGAAGACGATATCTGGAAAGGCTTCGTCAATCGGTTCTACTGTTTAGCACTTAAACGCGATGCTAAAGGAAAAATACGCTATGGGCAAAAGCACTACGACTATGACAAAGGCGTGCTCAGCTTTACCGCGCCAAACCAAGTGCAATCGTTAAACCTCCATGAACTAGAGTGCGGCTCCGGCTATCTACTCATTTTTCATCCGGATTTTTTAATGGGCCACCCACTCGCCTCTGCCATCAAAACTTATGGATTCTTTGATTACGCGGTCAACGAAGCCCTACATCTCTCGGAAGAAGAAGAGGATAACATCCTGACAATCCTACGTAAAATCGATCAGGAATGTCTGCACATCGACAAACATACGCACAGCATTATCCTATCGCAGATAGAATTGTTCCTCAATTATTCCAATCGTTTTTACGAACGTCAGTTTTTTACACGTAAAAACCACAATTATCAGCTCTTGGAAAAGTTTGAGAGCATCGTGGACAGTTATTTTGAGAACAACGCACCTTTGCAACGAGGATTGTTAACGGTTCACCACATCGCCAAAGAAATGAACCTCTCTGCAAATTACCTGAGCGATCTACTGCGTGTGCATACTGGACAAAACACCCAACAGCATATACATGAGAAATTGATCCAAAAGGCCAAAGAAAAGTTGTCGACGACCGATCTCTCGGTTAGCGAAATTGCCTACACCTTAGGATTCGAACACATGCAGTCCTTCAGCACGTTGTTTAAAAAGAAAACAAAGCACACTCCACTGCAATTTCGGAAGTCTTTTTTCGACCAAACGTAG
- a CDS encoding WG repeat-containing protein — translation MKTLLSILILLLQQSANAQSDPELFPVNDRKAGYLGYYLKDGTNVVKPQFCSASYYTDGYYMVSKAEHEYDANGRRKEAHIPNTERYGLLDSKGNFIIDFSSGYSFVGVSNGVIYVIKDNRYGTVNEKNEVLIPIIYEELEVKGKNWISVKRNGKYAILNPSGKPIIPFQYDYFLGDMLIDEAKNEFLTIVAIGDKNGVINQRNEWVVPLSTMNLIGVSKVSVIAKKNNQYGLLDHNLKPILPFEFESLTFDEGKIVGSKDGIEYNYTMDGKLLNRKEVPKEGTKSMD, via the coding sequence ATGAAAACACTACTCTCCATATTGATTTTACTGTTACAGCAATCAGCTAATGCACAAAGCGATCCCGAGCTATTTCCCGTTAACGATAGAAAAGCGGGTTATCTTGGCTATTACCTAAAAGACGGAACAAATGTGGTGAAGCCGCAGTTCTGTAGCGCTTCGTACTACACCGATGGCTATTATATGGTTTCCAAAGCCGAGCACGAGTACGATGCCAATGGCAGAAGAAAAGAAGCGCATATTCCCAATACCGAAAGATATGGCTTGCTTGATAGCAAAGGTAATTTTATCATCGATTTTAGCAGCGGCTACAGCTTTGTTGGGGTAAGCAACGGTGTTATTTATGTGATAAAAGACAATCGTTATGGTACCGTAAACGAAAAGAACGAAGTGCTCATTCCCATAATATATGAGGAACTGGAAGTAAAAGGCAAGAACTGGATAAGCGTTAAGCGGAATGGCAAATACGCCATCCTCAACCCTTCAGGGAAACCGATTATTCCCTTTCAATACGATTACTTCTTAGGTGATATGTTGATAGACGAAGCTAAGAACGAATTTTTGACCATTGTAGCTATCGGCGATAAAAATGGAGTCATCAATCAGCGCAATGAATGGGTAGTACCACTTAGCACCATGAACTTAATTGGGGTAAGCAAGGTTTCGGTAATTGCCAAGAAGAATAACCAATACGGGCTGCTCGACCATAACTTAAAACCCATATTACCTTTCGAATTTGAAAGTTTAACATTTGATGAGGGAAAGATTGTGGGCAGCAAAGATGGAATTGAGTATAATTATACCATGGATGGAAAGCTGTTGAACAGAAAAGAGGTGCCAAAAGAGGGCACAAAAAGCATGGATTAA
- a CDS encoding helix-turn-helix transcriptional regulator, with protein MEIKSWKNIKDNVYGEVGSERRDELERVAESFKIGLLLKKAREDKNLTQAELAKLVDKKREYISRVENNGSNLTLKTLFDIVEKGLGGKVKISIEV; from the coding sequence ATGGAAATCAAAAGCTGGAAAAATATAAAAGATAACGTCTACGGAGAAGTCGGCTCGGAAAGAAGGGATGAATTGGAAAGAGTAGCTGAATCTTTTAAGATTGGATTACTATTGAAAAAAGCGCGAGAAGATAAAAATCTAACACAAGCAGAGCTTGCAAAGCTTGTGGACAAAAAACGCGAGTACATCTCTAGAGTAGAAAACAACGGAAGTAATTTGACATTAAAGACTTTATTTGATATTGTCGAAAAAGGCTTAGGCGGAAAAGTGAAAATATCAATTGAAGTATAG
- a CDS encoding DUF1963 domain-containing protein: MSRIETKFDIIRFTPDGKQYYPASMEHEDWMSDNYVKHTEVDIALGQSRYGGPVIDLPEGFEHPQELRFAGQLDLAKFSPFDASGLLPKTGQLIFFADLFTDTGKVIYADVPNERLIRTVREHEDNFFSGVLVDNIFAETETLAERFREDSDEEDGQSWDYFAGTEKSKIFGIYTHCQYEQKEIEKMAFSERVLLLQVGEAGFNDDGVFSVTIPKDDLKNLVFDRCEFAWGQS, translated from the coding sequence ATGAGTAGAATCGAAACAAAATTTGACATTATACGATTTACGCCCGATGGTAAACAATACTATCCGGCCTCCATGGAACATGAAGATTGGATGTCCGATAACTATGTAAAACATACGGAAGTGGATATTGCGCTGGGCCAATCTCGCTACGGTGGACCGGTGATAGACTTGCCCGAAGGTTTCGAGCATCCGCAAGAATTGAGATTTGCAGGTCAACTGGATTTGGCTAAATTTTCGCCTTTTGACGCGTCGGGGCTCCTGCCCAAAACCGGACAGCTTATTTTCTTTGCCGACTTGTTCACGGATACCGGAAAGGTGATATATGCTGATGTGCCGAATGAAAGGTTGATACGAACAGTTAGGGAACATGAAGATAACTTCTTCTCCGGTGTCCTAGTCGATAATATATTTGCCGAAACAGAAACGCTGGCCGAGCGTTTCCGCGAAGATAGCGATGAGGAAGATGGCCAATCTTGGGATTATTTTGCGGGAACGGAGAAATCAAAAATATTTGGGATTTATACACATTGCCAGTACGAGCAGAAAGAAATTGAGAAAATGGCCTTTTCGGAAAGAGTTTTACTGTTACAGGTTGGAGAGGCCGGCTTTAACGACGACGGTGTTTTTAGTGTGACAATTCCAAAGGACGATTTGAAAAATCTGGTTTTTGATCGTTGTGAATTTGCTTGGGGACAATCCTAA
- a CDS encoding NAD(P)H-dependent oxidoreductase, whose amino-acid sequence MKTLVIVTHPDLTTSVVNKRWVQELEKYPDQYVIHQLHRVYPDGQIDVDAEQKLVEKYDKIVFQFPFYWFSCPAFLKKWIDEVLLHGWAYGSKSGYKMSNKRIGLAMSVGVDEHEYQANEKYKYTMQELLRPFELTFDYIKADYRPFFAFYGLEYNATAEWVEQSVPAYMDYLENL is encoded by the coding sequence ATGAAAACATTGGTAATCGTAACACACCCAGACCTTACTACATCCGTCGTGAACAAACGGTGGGTACAGGAACTCGAGAAATATCCGGATCAATATGTTATACACCAGTTGCACCGTGTGTACCCTGATGGGCAAATTGACGTGGACGCTGAACAAAAATTAGTGGAAAAATACGATAAGATTGTGTTTCAATTTCCATTTTACTGGTTCAGTTGTCCTGCATTTCTTAAGAAATGGATCGATGAGGTACTGCTGCATGGCTGGGCTTATGGAAGTAAGAGCGGATACAAAATGTCGAATAAGCGCATCGGATTAGCCATGTCGGTTGGCGTTGATGAACATGAGTATCAGGCAAACGAAAAATACAAGTATACCATGCAAGAGTTGTTGAGACCATTTGAACTCACCTTTGATTATATCAAAGCGGACTATAGGCCATTCTTTGCGTTCTACGGGTTAGAATACAATGCTACAGCAGAATGGGTAGAACAAAGCGTCCCAGCTTATATGGACTACCTAGAAAATCTTTAA
- a CDS encoding peptidase domain-containing ABC transporter translates to MNKKLRTKQQDQRDCGAACLASVAAYYGLHLPIAKIRQRCHTDARGTNILGLIQGLDAMGFHAKGVKGNVESLSQIPLPAVAHVVLPEQRRHYLVIYKVEKDFIIAMDPATASFNTYRLADFQEIWTGAMVLMEPHAYFEKRNEKTSPYQRFWQLVKPHRSVAFLALLGAIAYTLLGLSTSLYIQKITDEVLAHGDLSLLNLLSFGMIILLILQYGIGFLKNMLVLRTGQRIDRYLILGYYKHLLRLPQRFFDTMKVGEIISRVNDAVKIRTFINDAAIQIVVNFLIVFFSLALMFTYYWKLALIVATVIPLYGSIYWLSNRWNKRTERQLMEDAANLDAHVVESLHAVRTIKQFAAEPSSHEKTDQRFSVLWTNIRKSVLNSLFSGTASELLSRLFTILLLWVGTTYVVQNSMTIGELLSCYALIGYFTLPVSQLIGMNRTLQQALIASDRLFEIMDLEREEQSGKFELKATGLGTIRFHNVSFSYGSRIQVLHGLTCQFEKGKTTAIVGASGSGKSTIAALLQHVYPLKDGKIQIGDYDIRYVRQQALRSLIAVVPQDIHLLSGTIIENIAFGDDYPDIQRVLDVANELGISNFAEKWPEGLHTYLGENGVLLSGGQKQRIAIARALYRQPEILILDEATSALDTASEEVVQSALQRLRMQGKTVIIIAHRLSTVAHADKILVLQDGRLAEEGCHIELLENEQSIYAHIWNRQFAYV, encoded by the coding sequence GCGTAAAGGGAAATGTAGAATCGCTATCCCAAATTCCGCTTCCTGCCGTTGCCCATGTTGTTTTGCCGGAGCAACGTCGGCATTACCTCGTGATCTATAAAGTAGAAAAGGATTTCATCATCGCGATGGATCCTGCGACAGCTTCTTTTAATACATACCGACTAGCCGATTTTCAAGAAATATGGACAGGTGCGATGGTATTGATGGAACCTCATGCTTACTTCGAAAAAAGAAATGAGAAAACAAGTCCTTACCAACGGTTTTGGCAGCTTGTCAAGCCGCATCGCTCCGTTGCGTTCTTGGCCTTGTTGGGAGCGATTGCCTATACGCTCTTGGGACTTTCCACCTCGTTGTATATCCAGAAGATAACCGACGAGGTGCTGGCGCACGGTGATTTAAGCTTGCTTAACCTCTTGTCTTTCGGGATGATCATCCTGTTGATACTGCAGTATGGCATCGGTTTTTTAAAAAATATGCTGGTATTGCGCACCGGACAGCGTATCGATCGTTACCTCATTCTAGGCTATTATAAACATCTTTTGCGGCTCCCTCAACGCTTTTTCGATACCATGAAGGTGGGCGAAATCATATCTCGGGTAAACGACGCCGTGAAGATCCGCACATTTATCAATGATGCTGCTATTCAGATTGTCGTGAATTTCTTGATCGTTTTTTTCTCCTTGGCTTTGATGTTTACCTATTATTGGAAACTCGCGTTAATCGTCGCTACAGTTATCCCGTTGTATGGATCCATCTATTGGTTGAGCAATAGATGGAATAAAAGGACAGAGCGACAATTGATGGAAGACGCTGCTAATTTGGATGCCCATGTTGTCGAGTCGCTACATGCTGTGCGCACGATTAAACAATTTGCTGCCGAGCCGTCCTCACATGAAAAGACAGATCAGCGCTTTTCCGTTTTGTGGACAAATATCCGTAAATCGGTGCTGAATAGTTTATTTTCGGGAACAGCCAGCGAATTGCTTTCCCGTCTATTTACCATTCTCTTACTATGGGTAGGAACCACCTATGTCGTGCAAAATAGCATGACCATAGGCGAACTGTTGTCATGCTATGCATTGATTGGTTATTTCACGCTGCCCGTTTCCCAGTTGATTGGGATGAACCGGACTTTGCAGCAAGCGCTTATTGCGTCTGATCGCCTTTTTGAAATTATGGATCTTGAACGCGAAGAGCAGTCCGGTAAGTTTGAGTTGAAGGCTACAGGCTTGGGAACCATACGGTTTCATAATGTGTCGTTCAGCTATGGATCCCGGATACAGGTGCTCCATGGCTTAACCTGTCAATTTGAGAAGGGAAAGACCACCGCCATTGTAGGGGCTAGCGGTTCTGGAAAAAGCACCATCGCTGCTTTGTTACAGCATGTGTATCCACTCAAGGATGGAAAGATCCAGATTGGTGACTACGATATTCGCTATGTCAGGCAGCAGGCCTTACGCAGCCTGATTGCTGTTGTTCCTCAGGATATTCATCTGCTTTCGGGAACGATCATAGAAAATATCGCCTTTGGCGATGACTATCCAGATATACAACGTGTACTCGATGTGGCAAATGAGCTCGGAATTTCCAATTTTGCGGAGAAATGGCCGGAAGGTCTTCATACGTACCTCGGCGAAAACGGGGTGTTGTTATCCGGCGGACAGAAACAGCGGATCGCCATTGCGCGAGCCTTGTACCGACAGCCCGAAATACTCATCTTGGATGAAGCAACGTCAGCCTTGGATACCGCTTCCGAGGAGGTTGTTCAATCGGCCTTGCAACGGTTGAGGATGCAGGGTAAAACCGTGATTATTATAGCCCATCGTCTAAGTACCGTTGCCCATGCAGACAAGATTCTAGTCTTGCAGGATGGTCGTTTAGCAGAAGAAGGATGCCATATAGAGCTGCTAGAAAACGAGCAGTCCATCTACGCACATATATGGAATAGGCAGTTTGCTTACGTATAG